The following is a genomic window from Solidesulfovibrio sp..
CAGCGCGCCCGAATCTTCCTCACCGGCGTCGGCGGCCAGGGCACCCTGACCGCCACCACCCTGCTCGCCCGCACCGCCCTGGACGCGGGATTGCCCGTCACCTCGGGCGAGATCCACGGCATGGCCCAGCGCGGCGGCGTGGTCGAATCGACGCTTCTCATCGGCGGCTACAAAAGCGCGGTCATCGCCCCGGGCGAAGCCGACACCCTGCTCGGCTTCGAACTGCTGGAAACCCTGCGCGCCCTGCCGATGCTTCGGCGCGGCGGCCGGGTGGTCGGCAATGCCGAGGCCCTCCAGCCCGTGGGCGTGTGCCTGGGCCGGGAATGCTATCCGCCGCTTGAAGCCGTGCTGGAGACGGCCCGGGGC
Proteins encoded in this region:
- a CDS encoding indolepyruvate oxidoreductase subunit beta, translating into MQRARIFLTGVGGQGTLTATTLLARTALDAGLPVTSGEIHGMAQRGGVVESTLLIGGYKSAVIAPGEADTLLGFELLETLRALPMLRRGGRVVGNAEALQPVGVCLGRECYPPLEAVLETARGYAAGVTMVPAISLAEKAGTAKAANMVLLGAAAACGALPFDLDALARSVEKYLKPKIVALNRKALELGAAAAQAGQAA